The window CAGCTGGCGGGTGTGTTCATAGCGATGCCATACTCCACAGTGATGTATCCTGTAAAGGTGAAGTGGTTGTAGAAGGTAGAAAAGGATTAATTTCTGGTGGCTCCGTCCGTTCAGGAATAGAAATTCGAGCAAAAGTAATTGGCTCACATATGGAAACCATTACGAATCTTGATGTAGGTGTAGACCCAGCTTATATGGATGAACTCAATCAGCTACAAAAAGATGTCAAATCATTATTAGAAGAAGAAATTAAGCTTACCCAGATTATTACGTTACTCAGCAAAAGGAAAAATATGCAGGGCAGCTTAGATGATAATAAAAAAGAAATGCTCGTATCCGCAACACGAAGCAAAATATTTGTAAGCAATAAACTAAAAAACAACCAAAAAAGATTGGAAGAATTGACGGAAGAACTCAGCCACAAAAATCAGGGTAAAATAAAAGTCATTGGTAATATTCATTCAGGGGTACGTGTATCCATTGGTAATGTAAAATACTATGTAAGAGAACCCATTAAATACTGTGTCATGTACCAAGACGGTGCAGATATCAAAGTAACCAATCTATAAAAGTTGATACAGGGGCTAGAGGAAGAATGCGTTTGCCCCTAAAGGGGAGGAATCTTATGTCAATTAAACCTTTAGATATGCAGGTTATGATACCTAAGACTCAAAAAGTTGCTAGCATTCGTCATCTTGAACAACAAAAAGCGCATGTGAATCAAGATCAAATTGCTCAAACGGTAAAACAGCAGGTAAAGGATAAAAACCAACAAGTCATTAAATCAAATGAGAATGAAAAATTTAATAACGAGGCTGATGCAAGGAAAAAAGGTAAAAATACTTATCATGGTAAAAGAAACGGGAAGCATAAAAATAAAAAAGAATCTGGAAAGAGTCCAAGTAGACATCACATTGATATAAGAATATAAGTCAGATTGAGTTCAATGGATTTCAAGGATGATCACATCATATCATATACCTTCGTTATGATGTGGCGTTTAAATCATTGAACGTTGGAGGTATGAACATGCAAGGTACAGCTATGAGTATATTGGTGATATTGTCCATTTTGGTTGGTATTATGTTTATTGGTATAAGCTTTTTTATTAAAGATAAAAAAGATAAAGAAATGATTCATAATCCAGAACCAATGGTACCTATTTCACCACCTATGGCATCCATGGATGAAGCCGATATCATGAATGAAGTGAATCAGAAAATCCTAGAATTAAACGATTATGCTTCTTTTATAAAAAAGGAAATCAGTGATCAACATAAAGAACTATTATTTTTGTATCAACTTATTACAGAGAAAGAAAAAAACTTAAAACATATAACAGATAAGTCCAGTAAGGCAGAAGAAAAAGCGGCAGTATCATACCATAAAAGTGCAACACCGGACATTAGTGAACCTGCACATACCCTTAATCATAAGATAGTAGAAAATAATAAAGAAATATTTGATCTCTATAAAGAAGGTCATAGTGTGACAGAGATTGCACAATCATTAAATATTGGTAAAGGGGAAGTAAAATTAATATTGGATTTAGGCATAAAATAATCATTCGAGAAAAGGAATGTATCAATAGACGTTAAAGAGGTGCTTATATGAGTAAACACAAGTATTTTTTAAGAGGTTTTGGTACGGCTTTGATTCTTACAGCCTCTATTTTTTATCTAGCCACTCCCAATAAGTCAGAAGACCTCAGTGACGAAGACATTATTGCCAGGGCAGAAAATTTAGGTATGATTAAAAGTACTATGGATCAAACCATGGCTAGTGAGCAAGTGATTGAACAAGCTAAACAACTTGGAATGATCTTTGAAAAAGATGCTAAACCTTTATGGGAAACTGAATTTCGTCAAAGCCTGAGACAGGAAATCATGAAAGAGTTAGAGGCAGAAGATCAACAAATGAATGAAGATGAAAAAGATGATCCATCAAATAATCAGGAACAAGATGAGTTAATGGAGAAGGATTCCGAAGGAAAAGCAGATGAAGAGGTTACGACGGATCAACGAGCGACGGTAGAACTGACCATTAACTATGGCATGACCTCTAAAGATGTGGCAACACTTTTGTATAACAATGGTGTTGTTCATGATATTGACGAATTCGACAGATATCTCATGATGCAAGGCTATGCACAAAAAATCAAAACCGGTACATACATATTCCATGTTAACAGTAGTTTTAAAGAAGCTATGAAAAATTTTACAAATTAGATAGTAAAATGGCTTGATTATTTGAAGGACTTATGATATACTAGCAGTCGTGAAAAAACACGTATTTTTGATTTTTAGAAAGGTGCCTTAACTGGTTTTCTAAAAAGATGATAAATGCGGAAGAAAAAAACCAAAATGATGGAGGTACAACATGAGTGTAATTTCAATGAAACAATTATTAGAAGCTGGTGTTCATTTCGGACATCAAACCAGAAGATGGAACCCTAAAATGGCTGAGTATATTTATACTGAGAGAAACGGGATTTACATCATCGATTTACAAAAGACAGTAGGTAAAGTTGACGATGCATATAATGCAATCAAAGACGTGGTTGCTGATGGCGGAAATGTACTTTTTGTAGGTACAAAGAAGCAAGCTCAAGATGCTATTAAAACAGAAGCAGAGCGTTGTGGTATGTTCTACGTTAACCAAAGATGGTTAGGTGGTATGCTCACGAACTTCAAAACAATTCAAACACGTATTAAGCGTCTAAAAGACTTAGAAAAGATGCAAGAAGATGGTACCTTTGATGTCTTACCTAAAAAAGAAGTCATTAAGTTAAAGCTTCAAATGGATAAACTAGAGAAAAATCTCGGCGGAATCAAAGAAATGAAAGACGTGCCAGATGTTATGTTCATTGTTGATCCAAGAAAAGAAAAGATTGCTATTCAAGAAGCACATATTTTAGGTATTCCAATTGTATCAATCGTTGATACAAACTGTGACCCAGACGAAGTAGACTATGTAATCCCTGGTAATGATGATGCTATTAGAGCGGTTAAACTAATCGTATCTAAGATGGCTGATGCTGTTGTAGAAGCGAACCAAGGAGCACAAAATCATATAGAAGAAGCAGCGCCAGAAGCAAAAAAAGCAGAATAAGCATACGGATGCTTCAACCAGCTACTGGTTGAAGCATTTATATTATCACATAAGAAAAACAAAAAAGGATATATGCCATTAAACGTTGTAAAAATCATGGATTACCGTTAAGTTCATGATAGATTGGAAAGAATTTTATACGAGAAGAATAAAAGAAGATGGAGGGTCTACACATGGCTATTACTGCAAGTATGGTAAAAGAGTTGAGAGAAAGAACTGGTGCAGGTATGATGGACTGTAAAAAAGCACTAGTAGAACACAATGGTGATATGGAGAAATCCATAGAATTTTTAAGAGAAAAAGGTTTAGCTAAGGCAGCTAAAAAAGCTGGTAGAATTGCTGCTGAAGGTTTAGTTGCAACTTGTGTAACCGATGATCATAAATGTGCTTCTGTTGTAGAAGTAAACAGTGAGACAGATTTCGTTGCAAAGAACGATATCTTTAAAACTTATGTAAAAGACGTAGCTGAGCAGGCAGTTAAGACAGAGGCTGCAGATATTGATGCCTTTCTTAATGATAAATGGTCAATCGACCCAAGCAAAACAGTTAGTGAAGTACTTACAGATCAAATTGCTAAAATCGGTGAAAACATGAACATTAGAAGATTTGAAAAATTTGTTGCTGATGACAGCTTCATTACATCCTATATCCATGCAGGTGGAAAAATTGGGGTACTCGTTGAAATGACTGGTGAAGCAACAGATGCTACACTAGAGTGTGCTAAGAATCTTGCTATGCAAGTAGCGGCAGTAACACCTAAGTATATTTCTAGAGACGAAGTAGATGCCGATTTCATTGAGAAAGAGAAAGAAGTGCTCAAACAACAAGCTAAGAATGAAAACCCAGATAAGCCAGATAATATTATTGAGAAAATGATTATTGGTCGTGTAAATAAGATGTTAAAAGAAATTTGCTTACTTGACCAACCCTATGTTAAAGATGGCGATTTAACAGTTTCTAAGTACATTGCTTCTGTAGCAAAAGAAACAGGTTCTGAATTAGCTATCAAACGTTATGTACGTTTTGAAACGGGTGAAGGCTTGGAGAAAAAAGAAGAGAATTTTGCAGAAGAAGTTGCCAAGCAAATGCAATAAATATATATAGTATATAATACAAAAGAAGTTCTACCTCTGAGCTAGTAAGTGTTAAGAAGTCTTTTTACTTAGCGCAAATGCTAAATGCAAGACTTACTTATAAGATAATAAAAGGAAACACGATGTGTTTCCTTTTTTTGAGAAAATTACTAACGTTAGCTTCTATAAGTTAGAGAGTGACCTTTTATAGAAAAATTACCAAATTACCACTAGTAAAAATTTCTAAGTTATGATAAATTAATAGATAGAGGTGTTTAAATGACAAAGTATAAGAGAATATTACTTAAATTAAGTGGAGAAGCTCTTTCTGGCGATAAAGGTACAGGTTTTGACGAAGAAACAGTATTAAAAGTAGCTGAACAAATAAAACATATTGTGGATCAAGGCGCAGAGGTTGAAATCGTCATCGGTGGTGGCAATTTCTGGCGTGGAAGAAGCAGTCAGAATATGGATAGAACCAAATCCGATCAAATTGGGGTAATGGCGACTGTTATGAATGCGTTGTATATGGCTGAAATTCTAAGAACAATTGGGATGAAAGCCGTTGTACAAACACCTTTTAAAGTAGGAAATGTTACAGAAGAATTTTCAAAAGACAGAGCTTTAGAACATCTCAGCAACAATACGGTTGTATTTTTTGCTGGTGGAACAGGACACCCTTATTTTTCAACAGATACCGCAGCTGCATTAAGAGCAATAGAGACAGAGTGTGACATCATATTATTGGCTAAAAACATTGACGGCGTTTATGATTCTGATCCAAAAACAAACAAAAATGCCAGCAAATTTGACACATTAACGTTAACGGAAGTTGTTGAGAAACGTTTGCAGGTTATGGACCTTACAGCATCCATTATGTGTATGGAACAAGAATTACCGTTATTAGTTTTTGCTCTTTCAGAAAAAGACAGTATAAAAAATGCTATGCAAGATAAGATTAATGGTACTTTTATAACCATATAATGTATAACAACAAGACATTTTTTAAAAGTTATACCAATACAAAATATAGGAGGAGAAAACATGTTTGAAGAGATGAAAAAATACGAAGACAAGATGCATAAGACAATACACGCATTAGAGACAGAATATAACAGTATTAGAGCAGGAAGAGCTAATCCTCATGTACTTGATAACATTAAGATGGATTATTACGGTCAACCTACCCCTATTCAACAAGTAGGTAATGTATCCATTCCAGAGCCAAGGATGATCCAGATTCAACCTTGGGATTCCAGTATCATCAAAGATATAGAAAAGGCTATTTTAGCATCCGATTTGGGTATTACACCAAATACAGATGGTAAAATCATTCGGTTAGTATTTCCTGAACTGACAGAGGAACGCAGAAAGATCTTAACCAAAGAAGTGAAGAAAAAAGGTGAAGATGCAAAAGTAGCCATTCGTAACATAAGAAGAGATGCCATGGATCATTTCAAAAAAGCTGAAAAAAATCATGAAATGACAGAAGATGATTTAAAAGATTATGAAGCGGACATACAAAAAATAACAGATAAATTTATAAAAATTATTGATGAGCATGTAGATGCTAAATCAAAAGATATTTTAACTGTATAGGACAAATTGGCTTTCATAACAAAGGGGCTGTCTCATTAAAACAATTTTGTTGGCTATAAGTTTTTTAGAAACGATAAGAGGTTAAGCTTTTCAGACCCCTAAACGTCGGTGTTTAGAGGGTCTGCGCTTCGCCGTCCATGGCTGCGCTTTAGGCTTAATCTCTTATCGTTTCCTATGATATTGACGTGTTTTGCTATAATGAGACAGCCCCTTTGTTCAAATGCTAGTTTTACCATACGAGAGGAATGATTATAAGTGAAAGCAGATATGGGACAGTATACAATTCCAAAACATGTAGCATTTATTATGGATGGTAATGGCAGATGGGCTACAGGCAGAGGAAAAAGCAGACAGTTTGGACATAAACAGGGTGCTAAGACTCTGGAACATATATGTAGACAGGCAAGTGATTTAGGTGTCTTATATATAACCGTTTACGCCTTTTCAACTGAAAATTGGGCTCGCCCAAAAGCAGAAGTTAATAACCTTATGAATTTATTAAGACATTATTTAAAGAGCAGTATTAAGAATGCTCGAAAAGATAATATGCGTGTTAGGGTTATTGGAGATAAATCGGGTCTAGATCAAGATATTATTAAAAGTATTGAAAGTCTAGAAGAAGACTCAAAAGATAATACAGGATTAAATTTACAGATTGCCTTAAACTACGGTGGACGAGATGAGATTGTACGTATGACTAAACGCATCATGACTGATTATGAAAATAATAAAATTGATATAAATGCAATTAATGAAGATACGATAAATAAATATCTTGATACAGCAGAAATACCTGATCCTGACTTGCTCATTCGAACCAGTGGGGAAATGCGAATCAGTAATTTCTTATTATGGCAAATAGCTTATTCAGAATTTTATTTTCTTGATAAACATTGGCCTGATTTTACAATAGAAGATTTAAAGCAAGCTATTGCTTACTATAATAATAAGGATCGTCGATATGGTGGGGTCTAGATACGAAACAGTAAGGAAGGAGTTGGGATAATTGAGAACAAGAATAATCTCTTCAATTATCGCTCTACCTCTATTAATGATTGTATTGCTATTGGGTGGAGCTTATTTACAAGTTGCTTTAATTATTGTATCTTTAATTGGTATGTTTGAATTCTTCAGGGCTTATAAAATAGACAGTTTGCCCATGAAAATATTAGGCTATATAGGGAACATAATCTTTTACATGATGATTATATGGGATAAAACTAGTTACCTTCAAGAATTCTTTGGCATTTTTATGTTGATTCTGCTAATAGGCTACGTATTTACTTACCCAAAATATGATTTAAAAGATATTATGCTTGTCCTTATTGGATTCTTTTATGTTGCCTATTTGCTATCTTACATTTTAATGGTACGTGAAGACCCTACCTATGGTCCATGGCTTATATGGCTAATTTTCATTGTGGCGTTTGGTAGTGATACATGTGCTTACTTTATAGGTGTGAAATTTGGTAAAAACAAGCTGGCTAGACATCTAAGCCCAAAAAAAAGTGTTGAAGGTTCCATTGCTGGGATTATAGGAGCAACGCTCTTATCAGTGCTATACGGTGTTATATTATATCAAACAGGCCATATTACGGATTCAGCTAAGATTATTCCATTCTTTTTTATTGGAGGCATCGGGTCTGTATTATCACAGATTGGTGATCTGGCTGCTTCAGCTATGAAACGACAGAACAAGATAAAAGATTTTGGTTCTATTATGCCGGGTCATGGTGGTGTTTTGGACCGTCTTGATAGTATCATTTTTACAGCACCATTTGTTTACTACATTATGAAATTTTTTATTCTTTAGTATAAAAGTACCAAGTCATCAAAGAAAAATTTTGTAATGGAATAAATCAGTTAATAATAGGACATCACAAAAAATATATATAGTATATAACAAGTATGCATAAGAAAAAGGAGAACACAATTGAAGGTTATATCAATTCTAGGATCAACAGGCTCAATCGGCACACAAACAGTTGATATTGTCGTAAAACAGGGTGATATTCGCGTGTTAGGGCTTACAGCCAATCAAAACATCGATTTATTGGAGGAGCAGATTCACCAAGTACATCCAGAAGTTGTTGCCGTTATGGATGAAAAAAAGGCGAAAGAACTCAAGAAGCGTGTGGGTTCAAAAGTAAAAGTTCTCAGCGGAATGGATGGACTTATTCAAGTAGCCACATTAGATCAGGTGGAAATGGTTGTGACAGCCGTTGTTGGTATGATTGGTATTAAACCAACAGTAGCCGCTATAAAAGCATCCAAAGATATAGCTTTAGCTAATAAAGAAACATTGGTAACAGCTGGGCATTTAATCATGGACCTTATAAAACAATATGGCGTCCAACTATATCCTGTCGATAGTGAACATTCTGCTATATTTCAGTGCTTAAAGGGAGAGAATATAAGAGAAGTCCATAAAATTCTTTTAACAGCTTCAGGTGGACCTTTTAGAGGCAAAACCACAACAGAATTACAGCATATGACAGTAAAGGATGCACTAAATCATCCTAATTGGTCAATGGGTCAGAAGATAACTATTGATTCTGCAACCATGATGAACAAAGGTCTTGAGGTTATTGAAGCAAAATGGTTATTTAATCTAAAGCCTTCTCAAGTAGAAGTGGTTATACATCCCCAGAGTATTATTCATTCCATGGTGGAATATAAAGATGGTTCCGTCATGGCTCAACTGGATGTACCGGATATGCGTACGCCTATTCAGTATGCACTTAATCATCCACATCGCTTGCCTAATGATGTACCAAGGCTTGATCTTACAAAAGTCGCTCAGTTAACATTTGAAAAGCCGGATATGGAAACGTTTAAGGGACTCAAGTTAGCATATGAAGCCTTACAAAAAAGTGGTTCAATCCTAACGGTCCTTAATGCAGCAAATGAACGGGCTGTGGATAAATTTTTAAAACAACAGATAGGATTCTTAGAAATATACGATGTAATTGCTTTTGCAATGGATCATCACAAGAATATACAACATCCAACTCTTCAGCAAATATTTGACGCTGAACAACAAACCTATGAGGTGATTGAAAAAAAGTGGATGTCAGAAAGGAATGAATGATTGAATGAATATAGTAGTGGCAATCCTTATCTTTGGGTTACTTGTACTGGTTCATGAGCTAGGTCATTTTCTAGCTGCAAGAAAAAACGGCATTCTTGTTGAAGAATTTGCCATCGGTATGGGACCAAAATTAGTAGGGTTTCAAAGAGGAGATACATTATACACCATTCGTATTTTACCATTGGGTGGTTTTTGTAAAATGCTTGGTGAGGATGAAGAAGTAGAAGGTGACGAACGGGCATTTTCTAATAAATCTGTAGGTGCAAGAATTGTTGTTGTTATAGCGGGTGCGGCATTTAATATTATACTTGCTTTTATCTTTGCATGCATATTAGTAGGTATGGCTGGTGATTTTACCACAAGAATATCAGATATTAGCGAGGGTTCCCCAGCGTATGAAGCAGGACTTAAACCTGGTGACACCATTGTGAAGGTGGATGGGCATCGTATTATGTCCAGTAGTGAAATATCCCTTTATATTAACCTTAAAAAAGGGGAGCCTGTTGATATTGTATATAAGCGGGATGGCCAGGAGCAAGGTATAACCATTACCCCAGAGGAAGCTGAAGGGAATTACTTTATTGGTATAGCTAATTTTCATCGTATTAATAAAGGTAATATATTTGAGGTCATTAAGTATGGTTTCATCAAAGTAGGTTTTTGGATTAAAACTGTATTTATTAGTTTAGGTATGATTTTCCGTGGTGAAGTAGGTAGAGAAGATGTTGGTGGTCCAATAAGGATCATGTCTGAAATCAGTAAAGGGTATACGGAAAGTGTTAAATATGGTGTACGTAATGTATTTTTAACCATATCATCCTATATTGTTTTATTAAGTGCTAATTTGGGTGTTATGAATCTATTACCCATACCTGCTTTAGATGGTGGAAGGTTGTTGTTTTTGTTGATTGAGGCTGTTAGACGGAAGCCGATAAGTAGGGAAAAAGAAGGGTATGTGCACTTTATAGGCTTTGTGTTATTGATGGTTTTAATGGTATTTTTGTTTTTTAATGATTTTACGAATGTATTTTGATGGTGTTTAAGTAATGATGGTGGCTGGGTAAAGGTCTTTGTTTGGTATGAATGAAGTGCTTTTACTTGGCTGCTTTGTTTTGTTGGTGGTTATTTTATAGGATTATACAAGACATCCGTAGGGGAATAGGTGTTATAAATCTGTTCAGGTTAAATAATAGAAGAAAATCTAAGCACAGTGGAAAGATAACTTCCTAAAACTTAAAACTCGCAAGCTCAGAAATTAAGTTTTTTAACGGAAGCTATCTTTCCACTGTGCTAAGGTTTTCTAACTCTTATTTAAACATCACTGATTTATAACACCTATTCCCCTACTAGGTTGTTTGTGGGGGTATTGGTGGTTTTGTAGGAAGTGGATTATAAGAAGGTAATCGTTGTAGTAGATGTTTTAGTAGGATTTAAATGTGCATTAGATTGTGGAGTATAGGGCATATCATGATTGATATGTTAAATAATATGGAGTAAGTGCTATAGTACCTATTGTTTTTTTGGGATAAAAAGAATAAAATAAAAGAAGAATAGAAGGCACTGATTGATGATATATAGGAGGCATGTTATGCATCGTGATAAAACGAAAGTGATAAGAATTGGTGATCGTGTCATTGGTGGGGGTAATCCTATCTTGGTGCAATCCATGACAAATACAAAAACTGAAAATGTGGATGAAACAGTTAAGCAAATTTTGGCATTGGAGAAAGCGGGATGTGATATTATTCGTGTGACGGTGCCGACTAAGGCTGCTGCAAAAGCTGTTTCTGATATTAAGAAGCGGATTCATATACCGTTAGTGGCGGATATTCATTTTGATTATAAGATGGCGTTATTGGCCATGAAAAATGGGGCTGACAAAATCCGTATTAACCCAGGCAACATTGGTTCAATGGATCGTGTTAAACAAGTCGTAGAGCGGGCTAAAAAGGATAATATACCTATACGTATAGGTATTAACAGTGGTTCGGTGGAAAAGGAAATTTTAGCGAAATATGGTCATGTAACAGCAGAAGGTCTTGTTGAGAGTGCATTGAATCATGTGAAACTTATTGAAGATATGGATTATGATAACTTGGTTATTTCCATCAAAACATCGGATGTGATGATGGCTATAAAAGCCCATGAGCTGATTGCCAGTCAGACCTTGTATCCTATCCATGTGGGTGTGACAGAAGCAGGTACCATATGGTCTGGAACGATTAAGTCAACAGCTGGTTTAAGTGTTATTTTACATGGTGGTGTTGGAGATACCATTCGTGTATCCTTAACGGGTGACCCTGTTGAAGAAGTGCGTGTGGGTATTAAGGTATTGGAGACTCTTGGACTGAGAAGACGTAACAGCATAGAATTTGTATCTTGTCCCACTTGTGGGCGGACTCAAATCGATTTAATTCAATTAGCCAATATGGTAGAAGAACGTTTTGGACACTTGAAGTATCCGTTAAAGATTGCAGTGATGGGATGCATTGTTAATGGTCCTGGAGAGGCAAAAGAAGCGGATTTAGGTATTGCTGGCGGTAAAGGTGTAGGCCTTATTTTTAAAAAAGGTGTTGTGGTCAAGAAGGTGACAGAAGATGCCTTACTGGATAGTTTAGCAGAGGAAATTCAGAGTATTATTCATGAACGAGAAGCTTCTTTATAAAATGAATAGTCGTTGATAAGTGAAATTCCCTATAATCTTTATACTTGGAAAAAGAGTTTGTTGGTCGTTTGCCAAGAGGTTTTGGTTGAATAGAGTTGAAGTAGGTGAAGATGAATATGAGCAGATGCTTCGTAGATGTATTTCATGACATAGAGCTTGATGAGAGTTTGGATGTTTATTTTAGTAATGCCACAGTAGAGCGTGTGGTGATTAACTCTCAGGATAAAGAATTACAAGTTCATATGATATTTAAAACCATTGTTCATATGAAGTTTATACAGCAAGTTGAACGTATGTTAGAAGCCAATATATGTGAGGATTCAGGTCTAGCTGTCAATATTATATGCCGATATGAGGTGGCCTATGATCTAAATAAGATCATCATGTTGTATCAAGATAGTATTTTATATGAATTGAAACAGCATAGCCCTGTAGTTTTTGGTATTTTGAGAAAGGCAGAGCTAAATATTGCAGAGGGAAACATTACCTTTACCTTAAAAGATAGTATTGATAATTATCTCTATGCCAGAAAAGTGGATAAACGCATTGAGGAGATCATGAAAAAACGTTTCGATATGGAAGCGAAAGTATCTTTTATCGTACATGAAGAAGCTGAAAAGAATAACAAAAAGTTCCTTAAAAAGCGGGATGAAAAAGAAAAAGCGTTTGTCACACAAGTGATGAGTGCGATGCCAGTCCAAACCACATCCACAACTGAGAACACCAAGAAGGATAATGGCGGTTCCAGTAACCATAACGTGGATGAGCGTATGATTATTGGTCGAAAAATCAACGGTGAAATTACGCCTATTCATGAGAT is drawn from Vallitalea pronyensis and contains these coding sequences:
- a CDS encoding isoprenyl transferase; this encodes MGQYTIPKHVAFIMDGNGRWATGRGKSRQFGHKQGAKTLEHICRQASDLGVLYITVYAFSTENWARPKAEVNNLMNLLRHYLKSSIKNARKDNMRVRVIGDKSGLDQDIIKSIESLEEDSKDNTGLNLQIALNYGGRDEIVRMTKRIMTDYENNKIDINAINEDTINKYLDTAEIPDPDLLIRTSGEMRISNFLLWQIAYSEFYFLDKHWPDFTIEDLKQAIAYYNNKDRRYGGV
- the tsf gene encoding translation elongation factor Ts; translated protein: MAITASMVKELRERTGAGMMDCKKALVEHNGDMEKSIEFLREKGLAKAAKKAGRIAAEGLVATCVTDDHKCASVVEVNSETDFVAKNDIFKTYVKDVAEQAVKTEAADIDAFLNDKWSIDPSKTVSEVLTDQIAKIGENMNIRRFEKFVADDSFITSYIHAGGKIGVLVEMTGEATDATLECAKNLAMQVAAVTPKYISRDEVDADFIEKEKEVLKQQAKNENPDKPDNIIEKMIIGRVNKMLKEICLLDQPYVKDGDLTVSKYIASVAKETGSELAIKRYVRFETGEGLEKKEENFAEEVAKQMQ
- the pyrH gene encoding UMP kinase; protein product: MTKYKRILLKLSGEALSGDKGTGFDEETVLKVAEQIKHIVDQGAEVEIVIGGGNFWRGRSSQNMDRTKSDQIGVMATVMNALYMAEILRTIGMKAVVQTPFKVGNVTEEFSKDRALEHLSNNTVVFFAGGTGHPYFSTDTAAALRAIETECDIILLAKNIDGVYDSDPKTNKNASKFDTLTLTEVVEKRLQVMDLTASIMCMEQELPLLVFALSEKDSIKNAMQDKINGTFITI
- a CDS encoding phosphatidate cytidylyltransferase — encoded protein: MRTRIISSIIALPLLMIVLLLGGAYLQVALIIVSLIGMFEFFRAYKIDSLPMKILGYIGNIIFYMMIIWDKTSYLQEFFGIFMLILLIGYVFTYPKYDLKDIMLVLIGFFYVAYLLSYILMVREDPTYGPWLIWLIFIVAFGSDTCAYFIGVKFGKNKLARHLSPKKSVEGSIAGIIGATLLSVLYGVILYQTGHITDSAKIIPFFFIGGIGSVLSQIGDLAASAMKRQNKIKDFGSIMPGHGGVLDRLDSIIFTAPFVYYIMKFFIL
- the ispG gene encoding flavodoxin-dependent (E)-4-hydroxy-3-methylbut-2-enyl-diphosphate synthase; the protein is MHRDKTKVIRIGDRVIGGGNPILVQSMTNTKTENVDETVKQILALEKAGCDIIRVTVPTKAAAKAVSDIKKRIHIPLVADIHFDYKMALLAMKNGADKIRINPGNIGSMDRVKQVVERAKKDNIPIRIGINSGSVEKEILAKYGHVTAEGLVESALNHVKLIEDMDYDNLVISIKTSDVMMAIKAHELIASQTLYPIHVGVTEAGTIWSGTIKSTAGLSVILHGGVGDTIRVSLTGDPVEEVRVGIKVLETLGLRRRNSIEFVSCPTCGRTQIDLIQLANMVEERFGHLKYPLKIAVMGCIVNGPGEAKEADLGIAGGKGVGLIFKKGVVVKKVTEDALLDSLAEEIQSIIHEREASL
- the rpsB gene encoding 30S ribosomal protein S2; translation: MSVISMKQLLEAGVHFGHQTRRWNPKMAEYIYTERNGIYIIDLQKTVGKVDDAYNAIKDVVADGGNVLFVGTKKQAQDAIKTEAERCGMFYVNQRWLGGMLTNFKTIQTRIKRLKDLEKMQEDGTFDVLPKKEVIKLKLQMDKLEKNLGGIKEMKDVPDVMFIVDPRKEKIAIQEAHILGIPIVSIVDTNCDPDEVDYVIPGNDDAIRAVKLIVSKMADAVVEANQGAQNHIEEAAPEAKKAE
- a CDS encoding 1-deoxy-D-xylulose-5-phosphate reductoisomerase — translated: MKVISILGSTGSIGTQTVDIVVKQGDIRVLGLTANQNIDLLEEQIHQVHPEVVAVMDEKKAKELKKRVGSKVKVLSGMDGLIQVATLDQVEMVVTAVVGMIGIKPTVAAIKASKDIALANKETLVTAGHLIMDLIKQYGVQLYPVDSEHSAIFQCLKGENIREVHKILLTASGGPFRGKTTTELQHMTVKDALNHPNWSMGQKITIDSATMMNKGLEVIEAKWLFNLKPSQVEVVIHPQSIIHSMVEYKDGSVMAQLDVPDMRTPIQYALNHPHRLPNDVPRLDLTKVAQLTFEKPDMETFKGLKLAYEALQKSGSILTVLNAANERAVDKFLKQQIGFLEIYDVIAFAMDHHKNIQHPTLQQIFDAEQQTYEVIEKKWMSERNE
- the rseP gene encoding RIP metalloprotease RseP; the encoded protein is MNIVVAILIFGLLVLVHELGHFLAARKNGILVEEFAIGMGPKLVGFQRGDTLYTIRILPLGGFCKMLGEDEEVEGDERAFSNKSVGARIVVVIAGAAFNIILAFIFACILVGMAGDFTTRISDISEGSPAYEAGLKPGDTIVKVDGHRIMSSSEISLYINLKKGEPVDIVYKRDGQEQGITITPEEAEGNYFIGIANFHRINKGNIFEVIKYGFIKVGFWIKTVFISLGMIFRGEVGREDVGGPIRIMSEISKGYTESVKYGVRNVFLTISSYIVLLSANLGVMNLLPIPALDGGRLLFLLIEAVRRKPISREKEGYVHFIGFVLLMVLMVFLFFNDFTNVF
- a CDS encoding DUF6115 domain-containing protein → MQGTAMSILVILSILVGIMFIGISFFIKDKKDKEMIHNPEPMVPISPPMASMDEADIMNEVNQKILELNDYASFIKKEISDQHKELLFLYQLITEKEKNLKHITDKSSKAEEKAAVSYHKSATPDISEPAHTLNHKIVENNKEIFDLYKEGHSVTEIAQSLNIGKGEVKLILDLGIK
- the frr gene encoding ribosome recycling factor, with protein sequence MFEEMKKYEDKMHKTIHALETEYNSIRAGRANPHVLDNIKMDYYGQPTPIQQVGNVSIPEPRMIQIQPWDSSIIKDIEKAILASDLGITPNTDGKIIRLVFPELTEERRKILTKEVKKKGEDAKVAIRNIRRDAMDHFKKAEKNHEMTEDDLKDYEADIQKITDKFIKIIDEHVDAKSKDILTV